In one window of Flavobacteriales bacterium DNA:
- a CDS encoding geranylgeranylglycerol-phosphate geranylgeranyltransferase, whose product MASSGKVIWSFLRLIRVKNLLIIGGTQFLVYYSLILSYGIPVALKPSLFSLLVLSIVLLAAAGYVINDYMDIKADEINKGDVIVGKVIKRRAAIIWHLTLTAVGLALGVFTSYNVGQYYLVGIHLFYAFILWYYSSHLKRQFLVGNIVVSFCIGLSVIAVPLFTMIPALNEQYSANQRSLFLIISGYAFFAFLINLIREIIKDLQDVAGDSAQGFRTMALHVGETGTKVILSSLFAAML is encoded by the coding sequence ATGGCTTCGAGTGGTAAGGTGATATGGTCGTTCCTACGTCTGATCCGGGTTAAGAACTTGTTGATCATTGGCGGCACCCAATTCTTGGTGTACTATTCTCTTATTCTATCCTACGGTATTCCCGTAGCCCTGAAGCCTTCGTTATTCTCACTGTTGGTGCTTTCCATTGTATTGCTCGCGGCCGCAGGCTACGTGATCAACGACTACATGGACATCAAAGCCGATGAGATCAACAAAGGTGATGTCATCGTCGGTAAGGTGATCAAACGAAGGGCCGCAATAATTTGGCATTTGACCCTTACTGCGGTCGGATTAGCACTCGGTGTCTTTACGTCATACAATGTCGGGCAGTACTACCTTGTAGGAATCCACCTTTTTTATGCGTTTATCCTGTGGTATTACAGTTCCCATCTCAAGCGACAATTTCTCGTTGGTAACATTGTTGTGTCCTTCTGTATTGGGCTATCGGTGATCGCCGTTCCTTTGTTTACTATGATTCCGGCTCTCAACGAACAATACTCGGCCAACCAGCGAAGCCTGTTCCTCATCATCTCCGGATACGCCTTCTTCGCCTTTCTGATCAACCTCATTCGGGAGATCATCAAAGACCTTCAGGATGTTGCGGGCGATTCAGCTCAGGGATTTCGCACGATGGCGCTCCATGTCGGTGAAACGGGAACAAAGGTTATCCTCAGCTCTTTGTTCGCCGCCATGCT
- a CDS encoding HAD-IIIA family hydrolase has product MKNYKEHLKKISTFIFDVDGVLTDGKVIVTAQGEQYRNMNIKDGYALQLAVKKGYRVAIISGGNNEGVRVRLKGLGLTDIYLGQRHKIDAFEDLKAIYGLQPHEILYMGDDIPDYEVMSLCGLATCPADAAPEIQRFCDYVSPIAGGQGCARDILQQVMKVQGKWMNGDGFEW; this is encoded by the coding sequence GTGAAGAACTACAAAGAGCACCTGAAAAAGATCTCGACGTTCATTTTCGATGTCGATGGCGTCCTCACGGACGGAAAGGTGATCGTGACCGCCCAGGGAGAGCAATACCGCAATATGAACATCAAGGACGGCTATGCCTTGCAGCTGGCCGTTAAGAAGGGTTATCGCGTTGCCATTATTTCGGGCGGCAATAACGAGGGAGTGCGCGTTCGATTGAAAGGATTGGGACTTACGGATATATACCTCGGGCAGCGACACAAAATTGATGCATTTGAAGACCTCAAAGCCATCTACGGACTCCAACCCCATGAGATCTTGTACATGGGTGACGATATTCCCGATTACGAGGTCATGAGTCTTTGCGGGCTGGCCACCTGCCCAGCCGATGCGGCACCCGAGATTCAGAGGTTTTGCGACTACGTTTCGCCGATAGCGGGCGGACAAGGATGTGCGCGCGATATTCTGCAACAGGTCATGAAGGTACAAGGCAAATGGATGAACGGCGATGGCTTCGAGTGGTAA
- a CDS encoding DUF2520 domain-containing protein has translation MERVILIGAGRLAYHLGRALQAAEFDLIGLYNRTADNGKELAEALDAELYLNYDEIPKDADWYIIAVSDSAIEEVSEHLNGVSGLVTHTSGSVDLETLVKHPKRGVFYPLQTLSRRKAVHFQDIPMLVEGVDPETEESLVGAATRISNRVERIDSQQRQYLHLSAVFACNFSNHMYTIAEKLMKSRDMRFDLLHPLIVETTEKALEKGPAAAQTGPALRGDQPTIDKHVTLLKRQDWADLYKLISENIQQNKA, from the coding sequence ATGGAACGCGTGATCCTTATTGGTGCAGGTCGTTTGGCTTACCACTTGGGCCGTGCTTTGCAGGCAGCGGAATTTGATCTCATAGGTTTGTACAATAGAACCGCTGACAACGGCAAAGAGCTGGCCGAAGCACTCGATGCAGAGCTGTATTTGAATTATGATGAAATTCCTAAGGACGCCGATTGGTACATAATTGCCGTGTCCGATAGTGCTATTGAGGAAGTATCCGAACATCTCAACGGTGTTAGCGGATTAGTGACCCATACCTCTGGATCGGTGGACCTTGAAACGCTAGTCAAACACCCCAAAAGAGGTGTATTTTACCCCTTGCAAACCCTTTCGCGCCGCAAGGCGGTACATTTTCAGGATATCCCCATGTTGGTAGAAGGCGTTGACCCCGAGACCGAAGAGTCCCTTGTAGGAGCAGCGACAAGGATCAGCAATCGCGTGGAGCGAATCGATAGCCAGCAGCGTCAATACTTGCACCTGTCGGCCGTTTTCGCCTGCAATTTCTCGAACCACATGTATACCATCGCCGAAAAACTCATGAAGTCGCGCGATATGAGATTCGACCTGCTACATCCGCTCATCGTTGAAACGACGGAAAAAGCCTTGGAGAAAGGTCCGGCCGCAGCACAAACAGGACCGGCCTTGAGAGGTGATCAACCCACAATTGACAAACACGTAACTTTGCTCAAGCGACAAGATTGGGCCGATCTTTATAAATTGATCAGCGAAAACATCCAGCAAAACAAAGCGTGA
- the ccsA gene encoding cytochrome c biogenesis protein CcsA, which produces MEYLNEHTAIGAVGHFAAVLSFVAALVSTISYYFHHRSDSPEWKRLARGSFYLHALGVLGVVISLYIMIFGHYFEYQYVWQHSSKELPFYYLISCMWEGQEGSFLLWIIFQVILGLLFMHRIGKWEATSMTIYGSVQVFLTSMLLGSYLFGAKIGSSPFVLIRDLPEYANLPFLQNPNYLQAPQFQNGTGLNPLLQNYWMVIHPPTLFLGFAAVLPPFAFALAGLWRRAYDEWLKPALPWTYFAVMILGLGILMGGAWAYEALSFGGFWAWDPVENAILVPWLTLVGAAHLMLIQKNKGGNLMSTFVLTFITFLLILYSTFLTRSGVLGDSSVHAFVDLGLNGQLLLYLFFYILLAFGTLAYHWRSLPKATTDDRLWSREFWMFIGALTLTISSFQITFSTSIPVINKLTELLVNPVLVGLGFSERTALAPPIDVIEHYNSWQLPFALLITALVAFTQFLKYKKTEFPKFLKSIGLSLGASLILTVVLALAWGFNNALYTAMLFTSVFAVVANFDYWTRLVKGKWDFAGASLAHMGFGLVMLGALVSNAQKEVISENPTYIAKDFPASENILMELGDTMQMGKYYVVWNGERKEEFNRIFEIDYYESDGKGSLEKAFTLEPFIQLNERMGNVAEPSTKHFFAKDIYTHITYAEPEEVRAEKIATGYSREADIEMSLGDSAIYNRHFVILDSLALDPNRVQFEDGQPMNIALVAYMTVVNVQGVKRFARPAYVVSGNQVQLEEAVIEYFGLKFRFEDVNPENNKVKIKAFTDVRDEKEFIVMKAVIFPWINLLWLGSILIAMGTFMAIRQRIKKA; this is translated from the coding sequence ATGGAGTACCTGAATGAGCATACCGCCATAGGAGCCGTCGGACACTTCGCCGCAGTATTGTCTTTCGTTGCGGCACTGGTTTCAACGATATCCTATTACTTCCACCACCGCAGTGACTCCCCCGAGTGGAAACGTCTTGCCCGTGGGAGCTTCTACCTTCATGCACTAGGCGTCCTTGGGGTCGTGATCAGCTTGTACATCATGATATTCGGACATTACTTCGAGTACCAGTACGTATGGCAACACAGTTCCAAAGAACTCCCTTTTTACTACTTGATATCTTGTATGTGGGAGGGCCAAGAAGGAAGTTTCTTACTGTGGATAATCTTTCAGGTGATCCTTGGACTGCTGTTCATGCACCGTATTGGAAAATGGGAGGCCACGTCCATGACCATTTACGGTAGTGTTCAAGTGTTCTTGACCAGTATGCTCCTCGGAAGCTACCTCTTTGGAGCAAAGATCGGCTCTTCGCCCTTCGTTCTTATCCGAGACCTTCCCGAGTATGCCAACCTGCCTTTCCTACAAAATCCGAACTACTTACAGGCACCTCAATTTCAAAATGGTACGGGACTGAATCCACTACTTCAAAACTATTGGATGGTCATCCACCCTCCTACTTTGTTTTTAGGTTTTGCCGCCGTTCTGCCTCCATTTGCTTTTGCATTGGCCGGACTATGGCGTCGTGCTTACGACGAATGGCTAAAACCAGCACTTCCCTGGACCTATTTTGCCGTGATGATCCTCGGGTTGGGAATCCTCATGGGAGGTGCCTGGGCCTATGAAGCCTTGAGCTTTGGAGGCTTCTGGGCTTGGGATCCAGTTGAGAACGCCATCTTGGTTCCTTGGCTGACCTTGGTTGGTGCAGCGCACCTAATGCTCATACAGAAGAATAAAGGAGGAAACCTGATGTCGACATTTGTGTTGACCTTCATCACCTTTCTTCTGATCCTCTACTCTACTTTTCTCACCCGAAGTGGCGTCCTGGGAGATAGTTCGGTACACGCTTTTGTTGACCTCGGACTCAACGGCCAGCTTTTGCTGTACCTTTTCTTTTACATTCTCCTTGCTTTTGGAACTTTGGCCTATCACTGGCGCAGCCTGCCAAAAGCTACTACCGACGACCGTTTATGGTCTCGTGAATTCTGGATGTTCATCGGAGCTTTGACCTTGACCATATCGAGTTTTCAGATCACCTTCAGTACTTCGATACCCGTGATCAATAAACTCACCGAGCTTTTGGTAAATCCCGTGCTCGTTGGATTAGGGTTCAGTGAGCGAACGGCATTAGCACCTCCTATCGATGTCATTGAACACTACAACAGCTGGCAACTCCCATTCGCACTTCTTATCACCGCATTGGTCGCCTTTACCCAGTTCTTGAAATACAAGAAAACCGAATTTCCCAAGTTCCTCAAGAGCATTGGACTTAGCTTGGGAGCATCGCTGATTTTAACCGTGGTTTTAGCCCTGGCCTGGGGGTTCAACAATGCCTTGTATACCGCCATGCTTTTCACTTCGGTCTTTGCGGTCGTAGCAAACTTTGATTATTGGACTCGTCTCGTCAAAGGGAAATGGGATTTCGCAGGGGCGTCCTTAGCTCATATGGGATTCGGGTTAGTGATGCTTGGAGCATTGGTATCGAACGCTCAAAAAGAAGTCATTTCTGAGAACCCCACTTATATCGCCAAGGATTTTCCCGCAAGCGAAAACATCTTGATGGAATTGGGCGATACCATGCAAATGGGCAAGTACTACGTCGTTTGGAATGGCGAACGCAAAGAAGAATTCAATCGCATTTTTGAGATCGATTACTATGAAAGTGACGGCAAAGGTTCATTAGAAAAGGCCTTTACGCTCGAACCTTTTATTCAGCTTAATGAACGAATGGGCAATGTGGCAGAACCGAGCACAAAGCACTTTTTTGCCAAGGACATTTACACCCACATCACCTATGCCGAGCCTGAGGAAGTGCGGGCCGAAAAAATCGCCACCGGCTACAGTCGCGAAGCCGATATCGAAATGTCCTTGGGCGACTCGGCCATTTACAACCGTCATTTCGTAATATTAGATAGTTTGGCTCTCGACCCGAATAGGGTACAATTCGAAGATGGCCAACCCATGAATATCGCTTTGGTAGCCTATATGACAGTGGTAAATGTACAAGGGGTTAAGCGTTTCGCGCGACCGGCATATGTTGTATCCGGGAATCAAGTACAACTCGAAGAAGCTGTAATAGAATACTTCGGTCTGAAATTCCGTTTTGAAGATGTAAATCCCGAGAACAACAAAGTGAAGATCAAAGCCTTTACTGACGTGCGCGACGAGAAGGAGTTCATCGTTATGAAAGCCGTTATCTTCCCTTGGATCAACCTGCTCTGGTTGGGCAGTATTCTCATTGCCATGGGTACCTTTATGGCCATTCGTCAACGAATTAAAAAGGCATAA
- a CDS encoding cytochrome c maturation protein CcmE, whose product MKKTHIAIIVLIAVGIAAILSTFTDASTYVSFPLAEKNAGKQFTVIGYLDKEESMTYAPERNQFTFTAIDKEGNERKVIYFQPKPQDFEKSEEITMKGFATDSAFVAEQILMKCPSKYNETNGVENTYE is encoded by the coding sequence ATGAAGAAGACACATATCGCAATTATCGTTTTGATCGCTGTTGGTATCGCCGCAATTCTCAGCACTTTTACCGATGCGAGCACCTATGTTTCGTTCCCATTGGCTGAAAAAAATGCAGGTAAGCAATTCACCGTAATCGGTTACCTCGATAAGGAAGAGTCCATGACCTACGCACCGGAGCGAAACCAATTTACTTTCACCGCCATCGATAAGGAAGGAAACGAACGAAAAGTGATCTATTTCCAGCCCAAACCTCAGGATTTCGAAAAATCAGAAGAAATCACCATGAAAGGCTTTGCCACGGATTCAGCATTCGTAGCCGAGCAAATCCTGATGAAATGTCCTTCTAAGTACAACGAGACTAACGGCGTCGAGAATACGTACGAATAA
- a CDS encoding CcmD family protein — protein sequence MKKLLLLLLLSAYGTMAQNPNNVEMADTFRENGKIYVVVGVIVIIFIGLFVYLITVDRKVSRLEKKMEE from the coding sequence ATGAAAAAGCTACTCCTTCTCCTATTACTTAGTGCCTACGGCACGATGGCCCAAAATCCGAATAATGTGGAGATGGCCGACACGTTCCGCGAAAACGGTAAAATATATGTCGTGGTCGGCGTTATCGTAATCATTTTCATCGGCCTGTTTGTTTACCTGATCACCGTAGACCGTAAAGTGAGTCGGCTCGAAAAGAAAATGGAAGAATGA
- the ccsA gene encoding cytochrome c biogenesis protein CcsA, which translates to MKWNWWKIASMILVIYVLIAGLLGEVPRLPILNETIRNLYFHVTMWFSMILLYLLSLIYSIRFLRSNDLSHDDWAVESAISGLVLGALGLVTGMLWARFTWGAFWVNDPKLNGAAIAMLIYFAYFILRQSFDDERKRARLSAVYNIFAFIFMIVFIGILPRLTDSLHPGNGGNPAFSQYDLNSEMRKVFYPAVIGWVLVGYWIVSIRLRIRRMERKLAWKELNK; encoded by the coding sequence ATGAAGTGGAATTGGTGGAAAATCGCGAGCATGATCCTGGTAATTTACGTGCTGATTGCCGGATTACTGGGCGAAGTACCTCGCCTTCCCATCCTTAACGAAACCATTCGCAATTTATACTTCCACGTGACCATGTGGTTCAGCATGATCCTTCTGTACTTGCTTTCGTTGATATACAGCATCAGATTCCTCCGAAGCAACGACTTGTCCCATGACGATTGGGCGGTTGAATCGGCGATCTCAGGTTTGGTACTGGGTGCCCTCGGATTAGTTACCGGCATGCTCTGGGCGCGTTTCACTTGGGGTGCCTTTTGGGTAAACGACCCCAAACTCAACGGAGCAGCCATTGCCATGCTTATTTATTTCGCCTACTTCATTCTCCGACAAAGTTTCGACGATGAACGCAAACGTGCTCGACTTAGCGCCGTTTACAATATTTTCGCCTTTATCTTCATGATCGTTTTCATAGGAATCTTACCCCGCCTAACTGATAGCCTCCATCCCGGAAATGGCGGCAATCCGGCCTTTAGCCAATACGATCTCAACAGTGAAATGCGAAAAGTATTCTACCCCGCCGTTATCGGATGGGTCTTGGTCGGTTACTGGATCGTAAGCATTCGGCTTCGCATCCGACGCATGGAACGCAAGCTCGCTTGGAAAGAACTCAATAAATGA
- a CDS encoding heme exporter protein CcmB: MKGMWIILAHEFQLEWKQRYAVFGLLIYVLSTVFVTYLAFQGSISERAWNVVLWIVLLLASVNAATGSFIRETSGRYWLYYQLVDPRSLILGKTLYNMILMWVLALLAWACFRLFLGDPVVHQGLYLVSLLLGSSGFAATLSTMAAISARTRQNTALLAILSLPILLPLFLVTLQLSNAAILGLTYELWWRSIIVIGLLNGVTLLLSYLLFPYLWRD, translated from the coding sequence ATGAAAGGGATGTGGATCATATTAGCTCACGAATTTCAGCTCGAATGGAAGCAGCGCTATGCCGTGTTCGGACTTCTAATATACGTCCTTAGCACTGTATTCGTGACCTACCTAGCCTTTCAAGGCTCTATTTCCGAGCGGGCGTGGAACGTCGTTCTATGGATCGTATTGCTCCTTGCCTCCGTTAACGCTGCCACCGGTAGTTTCATCAGGGAGACCTCGGGCCGCTATTGGCTTTATTACCAACTAGTTGATCCAAGATCACTTATTCTGGGAAAAACACTTTACAACATGATCCTCATGTGGGTTTTAGCCCTGCTAGCCTGGGCCTGTTTTCGTCTTTTCCTCGGCGATCCCGTAGTCCATCAAGGGCTTTACCTTGTTTCACTTCTATTGGGTTCCAGCGGGTTTGCCGCCACCTTGAGCACCATGGCAGCTATTTCGGCTCGCACCCGGCAAAACACAGCGTTACTCGCCATTCTGTCACTGCCAATTCTCCTGCCTCTCTTTCTCGTAACGCTACAATTAAGCAATGCGGCCATTCTGGGGCTTACGTATGAGCTTTGGTGGCGGTCGATCATCGTCATCGGATTGCTCAACGGGGTCACTTTACTCCTCTCATACCTGTTATTTCCCTACCTTTGGCGCGACTAA
- a CDS encoding glutathione peroxidase: MKKILLSTLIVFLGLFASVAQESFYDFVVKDIDGNEYELSQLKGKKVLVVNVASKCGFTPQYEELQELYEQFGGKDFVIIAFPANDFMSQEPGSNAEIKAFCTENYEVTFPMMSKISVKGKEQASLYAWLTQKEQNGQMDAKVKWNFQKFAIDGSGNLVQVYAPSISPMSDEIVAWIKE, encoded by the coding sequence ATGAAAAAAATACTGCTCTCAACACTGATTGTATTTTTGGGATTATTCGCTTCTGTTGCACAGGAATCTTTCTACGATTTCGTCGTGAAGGACATTGATGGCAACGAGTATGAGCTAAGTCAGCTGAAAGGTAAAAAAGTGCTCGTGGTTAATGTCGCTTCGAAGTGCGGTTTTACTCCTCAATATGAAGAACTTCAGGAGTTATACGAACAATTCGGTGGTAAGGACTTTGTGATCATTGCTTTCCCGGCCAATGATTTCATGAGCCAGGAGCCGGGTTCGAATGCCGAAATTAAAGCCTTCTGCACCGAAAACTACGAGGTTACCTTCCCAATGATGTCTAAAATATCGGTCAAAGGAAAGGAACAGGCGTCATTGTATGCGTGGCTGACTCAAAAGGAGCAGAATGGTCAAATGGATGCCAAGGTGAAATGGAATTTTCAAAAATTCGCCATCGACGGTTCGGGGAACCTCGTTCAAGTTTATGCACCGTCGATTAGTCCAATGAGCGATGAGATCGTCGCCTGGATCAAGGAATAA
- the bshB1 gene encoding bacillithiol biosynthesis deacetylase BshB1 codes for MKLDILAFAAHPDDVELGASGTLIKHIDNGLKVGIVDLTRGELGTRGTADLRDEEAKRSSEIMGLAVRENLGFRDGFFQNDEEHQLRIVEMIRKYRPRIVLANAVSDRHPDHGKGADVVRTAGFLSGLPKVKTEFQGKEQAAHRPELALHYIQFNSLTPDIIIPFGEEVMERKMKVVEAFSSQFYDPNSDEPETVISSKNFLDSVRYRAADMGRMVGAPFGEGFTSEHLLKVEALDHLV; via the coding sequence ATGAAACTGGATATTCTGGCTTTCGCAGCTCACCCGGATGATGTAGAGCTCGGGGCTTCTGGCACCCTAATAAAGCATATTGACAACGGCTTAAAGGTCGGAATCGTAGATCTAACACGTGGTGAACTCGGTACCCGAGGTACTGCGGACTTACGCGATGAGGAAGCAAAGCGATCTTCGGAGATCATGGGATTGGCCGTACGAGAAAACTTGGGCTTTAGGGACGGGTTCTTTCAAAACGATGAAGAGCATCAGTTGCGCATTGTAGAAATGATCAGGAAATACAGACCTCGAATCGTGTTGGCCAATGCGGTAAGTGACCGTCATCCCGATCACGGAAAAGGAGCTGATGTTGTTCGTACTGCCGGTTTTCTATCTGGACTTCCGAAGGTGAAAACCGAATTTCAAGGAAAGGAACAAGCTGCGCACAGACCTGAGTTGGCATTGCATTACATTCAGTTCAACTCGCTTACACCGGACATAATTATTCCGTTTGGAGAAGAAGTCATGGAGCGAAAAATGAAGGTAGTGGAGGCTTTTTCGTCACAGTTTTACGATCCCAACAGTGATGAACCCGAAACCGTTATTTCGAGCAAGAATTTTCTAGATAGCGTACGCTACCGCGCAGCGGATATGGGGCGAATGGTTGGAGCTCCATTTGGCGAAGGCTTTACAAGTGAACATTTGCTCAAAGTAGAAGCCCTCGACCATTTGGTTTAA
- a CDS encoding T9SS type A sorting domain-containing protein, which produces MKKSLLFAFVTAGSLAFGQSNVTVREHSVLNVRAKAELMKNEVGGTYQAPYLQGSRSAVVDMGQSANVYSVAFGARSAVSVRPELNAIAFLHRSNGPTNGDAGSGSLRYDHSLDGGATFTNNVGPVYDQSVGGARYPAGQILNDPTNTNPANAKYLYTAPILTGSNGPNWGGQLVGDCTFGLADSSNTVLESDSAAGDYNFISAGMWASGMVGHHVDIEVEVVYQDSSLDYTDTIIYRRADYSSGSQVFNQEELYVPVYNDTGGGRAIVDAYIGFGPDGQTGYIVAIGHGGDASIAPVGAYHLIALKTTDGGTTWGAPMDISVSGLVDEDLLDDGRDYTCAGEGDIAVDSNGDMHFAVAIGPAGDPWSIGTAPGVWGVFDVHGDGTNMAASLMAKPQTFRGDFGDDLTEDSRPQVSASSDGDFITVTWFDTDTLLGSVGNTLPDAWVKGYRVQEQTWLTEVNVSTGTLADAGCTWGTVGDLMFKNGDSATVAIVYASLVNNDILSETQYHYLDGSYSFSGIGIEESDITEMRVFPNPASDNVRVAFEMKAATDVTVNVVNTVGQTVMTSSHNAVTGGNVVSLNVSNLANGLYFVEVSSENGTSTLRLIVQ; this is translated from the coding sequence ATGAAAAAATCGTTACTCTTTGCTTTTGTGACGGCGGGTTCACTTGCTTTTGGACAAAGCAATGTGACGGTTCGGGAACACTCTGTACTTAACGTTCGTGCAAAGGCGGAACTCATGAAAAATGAAGTAGGCGGAACTTACCAAGCTCCGTATCTCCAAGGTTCGCGCTCTGCAGTCGTGGATATGGGTCAATCAGCAAACGTATATAGTGTGGCCTTCGGTGCCCGATCTGCCGTTTCTGTACGCCCTGAATTGAATGCCATTGCATTCCTTCACCGTTCCAACGGACCAACTAACGGAGATGCCGGTAGTGGATCACTTCGTTACGACCACAGTTTGGATGGTGGTGCTACTTTCACTAACAACGTAGGACCAGTTTACGACCAAAGTGTTGGTGGTGCTCGTTATCCCGCCGGTCAAATCTTGAATGATCCGACCAACACAAACCCTGCTAATGCAAAGTACCTTTACACGGCCCCGATTCTTACCGGATCTAATGGTCCTAATTGGGGAGGTCAATTGGTTGGTGACTGTACTTTTGGTTTGGCTGACTCGTCAAATACTGTATTAGAATCAGACAGCGCAGCTGGAGATTATAACTTCATCTCTGCAGGTATGTGGGCTTCTGGAATGGTAGGTCACCACGTTGATATCGAGGTGGAGGTGGTCTACCAAGACAGTTCCTTGGATTATACTGATACTATCATCTACCGACGCGCTGATTATTCTTCTGGTTCTCAGGTTTTTAATCAAGAAGAATTGTACGTTCCTGTGTACAACGATACAGGAGGAGGCAGAGCTATTGTTGATGCCTATATCGGATTTGGTCCTGATGGTCAAACTGGATATATTGTGGCGATCGGTCATGGTGGGGATGCCTCCATTGCACCTGTCGGGGCTTATCACTTGATCGCGCTAAAAACAACTGACGGAGGTACAACATGGGGTGCACCAATGGACATCTCTGTATCCGGGTTAGTCGATGAAGATCTTCTCGACGACGGACGTGATTACACTTGTGCCGGTGAGGGAGATATTGCCGTTGATAGCAATGGCGATATGCACTTCGCAGTAGCTATTGGGCCAGCAGGAGATCCTTGGAGTATCGGAACAGCCCCTGGAGTTTGGGGTGTATTCGACGTTCATGGTGACGGAACAAACATGGCGGCTTCATTGATGGCTAAGCCACAAACTTTCCGTGGAGATTTTGGGGATGACTTGACTGAAGATAGCCGTCCGCAAGTATCTGCATCTTCTGATGGAGACTTCATCACCGTCACTTGGTTCGACACCGACACCTTGTTAGGTAGTGTAGGCAACACTTTGCCTGACGCATGGGTCAAAGGGTATCGCGTACAAGAACAAACTTGGTTGACAGAAGTAAACGTATCAACTGGAACATTGGCTGATGCTGGGTGCACTTGGGGTACTGTTGGTGACTTGATGTTCAAGAATGGAGATTCAGCCACTGTAGCTATCGTTTACGCTTCTTTGGTAAACAACGATATCTTAAGTGAGACTCAGTACCACTACCTGGATGGATCTTACTCATTCAGCGGAATCGGAATCGAAGAAAGCGATATCACTGAAATGCGTGTATTCCCTAACCCAGCTTCTGACAACGTTCGTGTCGCTTTCGAAATGAAAGCTGCAACTGACGTAACAGTAAACGTGGTTAACACCGTTGGACAAACCGTGATGACTAGCTCTCACAACGCCGTAACAGGTGGAAATGTGGTTAGCTTGAACGTGTCTAACTTGGCTAATGGATTGTACTTCGTTGAAGTATCTTCAGAGAACGGAACATCAACATTGCGTTTGATCGTTCAGTAA